One window of Haloarcula salinisoli genomic DNA carries:
- the cas6 gene encoding CRISPR-associated endoribonuclease Cas6, with product MAHLSARADTAYQNDYHHKLRGRLWDALADTKYDRRHDDGEPPGFAYSNPFPPHDMEAGDDRKLLVASPEEELLAQVAADLLEEPELNIGEMPFYVDDITSLSPDVGEPGTRGTIETGTGLLVRIPPWRCEEYGIDHPGGETAVFWRPKHSMAPLRKQLEDNLDQKHDRFAHDHLPGPSDVDGDLFDGYELIKTFAVPVTVTEGQEMTYVLSKWKFEYTVQDDHHRRHLNLALDCGLGERNSLGLGFVNITDKTPPGKSELEGRDAFT from the coding sequence ATGGCCCATTTGTCGGCACGCGCGGATACAGCCTATCAGAACGATTACCATCACAAGCTTCGTGGCCGACTCTGGGACGCGCTCGCCGACACCAAGTACGATCGACGTCACGACGACGGCGAGCCTCCAGGGTTCGCTTACTCCAATCCGTTTCCTCCCCATGATATGGAAGCAGGGGATGACCGGAAGCTGTTGGTTGCTTCGCCGGAAGAAGAGTTACTGGCACAGGTCGCTGCTGACTTGCTCGAGGAACCGGAACTGAATATCGGCGAAATGCCGTTTTACGTCGACGATATCACGTCGCTATCCCCCGATGTCGGCGAACCCGGCACACGCGGGACGATTGAAACCGGGACCGGCCTCCTGGTTCGGATTCCACCGTGGAGATGCGAGGAGTACGGTATCGACCATCCCGGTGGCGAAACCGCCGTGTTCTGGCGCCCGAAGCATTCGATGGCACCGCTCCGGAAGCAGTTGGAGGACAATCTCGATCAGAAACATGACCGCTTCGCCCACGACCACCTGCCTGGGCCGAGCGATGTCGACGGCGATCTGTTCGACGGCTACGAACTCATCAAGACCTTCGCCGTTCCGGTGACCGTTACCGAGGGTCAGGAGATGACCTACGTCCTGAGCAAGTGGAAGTTCGAGTATACGGTGCAGGACGATCACCACCGTCGACACCTAAACCTCGCGCTGGACTGCGGACTCGGTGAGCGGAATTCGCTGGGGCTTGGGTTCGTGAATATCACGGACAAAACGCCGCCGGGCAAGAGCGAACTGGAGGGTAGAGATGCTTTCACCTGA